A part of Periophthalmus magnuspinnatus isolate fPerMag1 chromosome 19, fPerMag1.2.pri, whole genome shotgun sequence genomic DNA contains:
- the LOC117387783 gene encoding signal transducer and activator of transcription 5B-like: MAMWIQAQQLQGDALHQMQALYGQHFPIEVRHYLAQWIENQLWDSVELENPGEEVKAKRLLDSLVAELQKKAQLQGGEDGFLLKIKLGHYANQLKSTYDRCPLELVRCIRHILQSEKRLVQDATNASSGAEGQSMDTLSQRHQQINQAFEELRLATQETENELRKLQHSQEYFIIQYQENLRIQAQISSLASLPAAERTQREPALQSKRATVESWLTREASTLQKYRLDLSEQHQKTLTLLRKQQTLILDEELIQWKRRQQLAGNGGPHEGGLDVLQSWCEKLADLIWQNRQQIRRCEHLTQQLPLPGPMEELLIKLNADITDIISALVTSTFIIEKQPPQVLKTQTKFAATVRLLVGGKLNVHMNPPQVKAVIVSEQQAKALLKNESTHSESSGEILNNNCVMEYHQATGTLSAHFRNMSLKRIKRSDRRGAESVTEEKFTVLFESQFSVGGNELVFHVKTLSLPVVVIVHGSQDNNATATVLWDNAFAEPGRVPFIVPDKVLWSQLCEALDMKYKAEMHSTRGLSEDNLVFLAQKAFSSTSNNPEDFRNMTMSWAQFNRESLPGRNFTFWQWFDGVVELMKKHLKPHWNDGAILGFVNKQQAQDMLLSKPNGTFLLRFSDSEIGGITIAWVAENPNKSGERLVWNLLPYTTRDFTIRSLADRISDLNHLLFLYPDKPKNEVFAKYYTPPLSKAPVDGYVKPQIKQVVPEFTSPNPEPPSFMDQTTSPSSSHPSSFTVYPSMSEAMLDADGDFDLEDTMDVARHVEELLRRPMASQWGNQQT; this comes from the exons ATGGCTATGTGGATCCAAGCCCAGCAACTGCAAGGTGATGCATTACACCAGATGCAAGCCCTGTATGGACAGCACTTTCCCATTGAGGTGCGACACTACCTGGCTCAGTGGATTGAAAACCAGCTATG GGATTCGGTAGAGTTGGAAAACCCCGGAGAGGAGGTCAAAGCCAAGCGATTGCTGGACAGTCTTGTGGCAGAGCTCCAGAAGAAGGCTCAGCTtcagggaggagaggatggtTTTCTACTCAAGATTAAACTCGGTCACTATGCCAACCAGTTAAAG AGCACATATGACCGCTGTCCATTGGAGCTTGTGCGCTGTATTCGACACATCTTGCAGTCGGAGAAGAGGCTAGTTCAAGATGCTACAAAT GCGAGTTCTGGTGCAGAGGGTCAGTCCATGGATACGCTGTCCCAGCGCCATCAGCAGATCAACCAGGCCTTTGAGGAGCTGCGGCTGGCCACTCAAGAGACTGAAAATGAGCTCAGGAAGCTTCAGCACAGCCAGGAGTACTTTATCATTCAATATCAAGAGAACCTTCGCATTCAAG CTCAGATAAGCAGCCTTGCCTCCCTGCCAGCCGCTGAGCGCACTCAGAGAGAGCCGGCCCTCCAGAGTAAGAGAGCCACAGTGGAGTCCTGGCTCACCAGAGAGGCCAGCACGCTCCAGAAATACAGACTt GATCTGTCCGAGCAACACCAGAAGACCTTGACTCTCTTGAGAAAACAGCAGACGCTAATTCTGGATGAGGAGCTCATCCAGTGGAAGAGAAGACAGCAGCTGGCCGGCAATGGCGGTCCACACGAAGGGGGCCTGGATGTACTTCAGTCCTG GTGTGAGAAACTGGCTGACCTCATCTGGCAGAACAGGCAGCAGATCCGTCGCTGTGAACACCTGACGCAGCAGCTGCCTCTGCCTGGCCCCATGGAAGAGCTACTGATCAAACTCAACGCTGATATCACAGACATCATTTCGGCGCTTGTCACAAG CACATTCATCATTGAAAAGCAGCCACCCCAGGTGTTAAAGACTCAGACCAAGTTTGCAGCCACTGTGCGCCTCCTAGTGGGTGGAAAACTAAATGTCCACATGAATCCACCTCAGGTCAAAGCTGTAATTGTGAGTGAGCAGCAGGCCAAAGCGCTGTTAAAGAATGAAAGCACACACAG TGAAAGCAGTGGAGAGATCCTGAACAACAACTGTGTGATGGAGTATCACCAGGCCACAGGGACGCTCAGTGCTCACTTCAGAAACATG TCCCTAAAGAGGATCAAACGCTCAGATCGCCGCGGTGCTGAGTCAGTCACAGAGGAGAAGTTCACCGTCCTGTTTGAATCGCAGTTTAGTGTTGGGGGCAATGAACTTGTCTTCCATGTCAAG ACTTTGTCTTTACCAGTGGTGGTGATAGTTCATGGTAGCCAAGACAACAACGCCACAGCTACAGTCCTGTGGGACAACGCCTTTGCTGAGCCA GGTCGGGTGCCTTTCATTGTCCCAGACAAAGTACTGTGGTCACAGCTTTGTGAGGCTCTGGACATGAAGTACAAGGCGGAGATGCACAGCACGCGAGGCCTGTCTGAGGATAACCTGGTGTTTTTGGCTCAAAAGGCGTTCAGCAGCACTAGTAACAATCCTGAAGACTTTCGCAACATGACCATGTCCTGGGCCCAGTTCAACAGG GAGAGCTTGCCTGGACGCAACTTTACCTTTTGGCAATGGTTTGATGGAGTTGTTGAGCTCATGAAAAAGCACCTAAAGCCTCACTGGAATGAtgg GGCCATCTTGGGCTTTGTCAACAAGCAGCAGGCTCAGGACATGCTTCTGTCCAAACCCAATGGGACATTTCTGCTTCGCTTTAGTGACTCAGAGATTGGAGGCATCACCATTGCCTGGGTAGCTGAGAACCCCAACAAATCAG GGGAGAGGCTGGTCTGGAATCTACTGCcttacaccaccagggacttcACCATTCGTTCACTCGCTGACCGCATCAGTGACCTCAATCACCTGCTGTTTCTGTATCCGGATAAACCTAAAAACGAAGTGTTTGCTAAGTACTACACCCCCCCCCTTT CTAAAGCACCTGTTGATGGATATGTCAAACCGCAGATCAAACAGGTTGTTCCAGA ATTTACCAGCCCCAACCCTGAACCTCCCTCCTTCATGGACCAGACTACATCTCCTTCTTCCAGCCACCCAAGCAGCTTCACCGTTTACCCCTCCAT GAGTGAGGCCATGCTGGACGCTGACGGAGACTTTGACCTGGAGGACACGATGGATGTGGCTCGTCATGTGGAGGAGCTGCTTCGTCGGCCTATGGCAAGCCAATGGGGAAACCAGCAGACCTGA
- the naglu gene encoding alpha-N-acetylglucosaminidase: MLSCSVWRFLIFLALCGSVTPQRRFPTLEHLRPGSSEQAQADAVNGLLHRLLGTRASEFIVSVNKSLSNDSLDVCELSSTRNNRVVVTGSSGVAVASGIYNYLKYFCNCHVSWSGDQLDLPRPLPKLSGVLRIASPHRFRYYQNVCTVSYSFVWWDWPRWEREIDWMALNGINLPLAFTGQEALWQEVYRSLGLNQSEIEEFFSGPAFLAWNRMANMFRFGGPLPQSWHVTQLSLQFKILERMRSFGMIPVLPAFSGNIPKGILRLYPTANATRLGPWAQFNCSYSCSYVLDPQDPLFFQIGSLFLSQVVKQFGTDHIYNTDTFNEMTPPSSDPNYLKSVSQAVFNTMTAVDPQAIWLMQGWLFFSEAAFWKPAQIQALLHGVPLGRMIVLDLFAETEPIFSYTQSFYGQPFIWCMLHNFGGNTGFFGTVESINSGPFKALHFPNSTMVGTGMTPEGIEQNPVVYELMSELAWRKEPVNLAKWVSLYAIRRYGSTQENLGTAWKLLFASVYNCTVAHYRNHNHSPLVRRPSLHMNTGLWYEPAQLIQAWKLMMDAAPALMSKETFHYDLVDVTRQVLEVMTTWFYQDIVEAFRIHKLPELLTVGGVLVYDLLPELNRLLNSERGFLLGVWLERAHSLALDEREAQLYDMNARNQLTLWGPSGEILDYANKQWGGLMEDYYGQRWALFVHTLVECLNSGTPFKQDTFNQAVFQVERGFIFNGRKYPSAPQGDTFEIAHRIFLKYYPQALKKL, translated from the exons ATGCTCTCCTGCTCCGTTTGGAGGTTTCTCATCTTCCTTGCGCTGTGCGGGAGCGTTACCCCGCAGCGGAGATTCCCCACTCTAGAGCACCTCCGGCCGGGCAGCAGTGAGCAGGCGCAGGCCGACGCTGTGAATGGGCTGCTCCACAGGCTCCTTGGGACCCGTGCATCGGAGTTCATTGTGTCCGTAAACAAGAGCCTGTCCAACGACAGTCTGGATGTGTGCGAGCTCAGCTCCACCCGGAACAACAGAGTGGTGGTCACCGGCAGCAGCGGTGTGGCCGTGGCGTCTGGCATCTACAACTACCTCAAATACTTCTGCAACTGTCACGTGTCCTGGTCCGGAGACCAGCTGGACCTGCCACGACCTCTGCCCAAGCTGAGCGGGGTTCTGCGCATCGCCAGCCCGCACAG GTTCCGGTACTACCAGAATGTGTGCACTGTCAGCTACTCGTTTGTGTGGTGGGATTGGCCTCGGTGGGAGAGGGAAATTGACTGGATGGCCCTAAACGGTATCAACCTGCCCCTGGCCTTCACGGGGCAGGAGGCACTGTGGCAGGAG GTGTATCGAtctctgggactaaaccagtctgAAATAGAGGAGTTTTTCTCTGGACCAGCATTTCTGGCTTGGAACCGAATGGCAAACATGTTTCGCTTTGGGGGACCTCTGCCCCAGTCCTGGCATGTGACCCAGCTCAGCCTTCAG TTTAAGATCTTGGAGAGAATGCGATCATTTGGCATGATTCCAGTTCTTCCAGCCTTCTCTGGAAATATCCCTAAAGGaatcctgag ATTGTATCCAACTGCAAATGCAACAAGACTGGGACCATGGGCTCAATTCAACTGCAGCTACTCCTGCTCTTACGTCTTAGACCCCCAGGATCCACTCTTCTTCCAAATTgggtccctctttctctcacaagTGGTCAAACAGTTTGGCACAGATCATATTTATAACACAGACACATTCAATGAGATGACACCGCCCTCCTCAGACCCTAATTACCTGAAATCCGTCAGCCAAGCAGTCTTCAACACCATGACGGCAG TGGACCCTCAGGCTATTTGGCTCATGCAAGGCTGGCTCTTTTTCAGTGAAGCTGCCTTTTGGAAGCCAGCCCAGATCCAGGCCTTACTCCATGGAGTGCCACTTGGTCGGATGATTGTGCTGGATTTATTTGCTGAAACCGAACCAATTTTCTCCTACACACAGTCTTTCTATGGGCAGCCGTTTATCTGGTGCATGCTGCATAACTTTGGAGGCAACACTGGATTTTTTGGCACAGTAGAGAGCATTAACTCAGGGCCGTTTAAAGCGTTGCATTTCCCAAACTCAACTATGGTTGGCACAGGCATGACTCCTGAGGGTATTGAGCAAAATCCAGTGGTCTATGAGCTGATGAGTGAGCTGGCCTGGCGTAAGGAGCCTGTCAACCTGGCCAAATGGGTATCTCTGTATGCGATCCGTCGTTACGGAAGCACACAGGAAAACCTCGGCACTGCCTGGAAGCTGCTTTTTGCCAGTGTGTACAACTGCACAGTGGCTCATTACAGAAACCACAACCACAGTCCACTGGTGCGGCGGCCCTCCTTGCACATGAACACGGGGCTGTGGTACGAGCCTGCTCAGCTCATCCAGGCCTGGAAACTGATGATGGATGCAGCCCCCGCACTTATGTCCAAGGAGACGTTCCACTACGACCTGGTGGATGTCACACGGCAGGTGCTGGAGGTGATGACCACGTGGTTTTATCAGGACATTGTCGAGGCATTCCGCATACATAAGTTACCCGAGCTCCTGACTGTAGGGGGTGTGCTGGTGTACGACCTTCTGCCAGAGCTGAACCGCTTGCTGAACAGTGAGCGTGGCTTCCTGTTGGGTGTGTGGCTGGAGAGGGCCCACTCCCTGGCATTGGACGAGCGCGAGGCCCAACTGTACGACATGAACGCCCGCAACCAGCTCACCCTGTGGGGTCCCAGCGGAGAGATCCTGGACTATGCCAATAAGCAGTGGGGTGGCCTCATGGAGGACTACTATGGCCAGCGGTGGGCACTGTTTGTGCACACTCTTGTGGAGTGCCTCAACAGTGGGACACCTTTCAAACAAGACACTTTCAACCAGGCTGTATTTCAGGTAGAGAGGGGCTTCATTTTCAATGGACGCAAGTATCCAAGTGCACCTCAGGGAGACACATTTGAGATAGCCCACAGAATATTTCTGAAATATTACCCGCAGGCCTTAAAAAAGTTGTAA
- the ipmkb gene encoding inositol polyphosphate multikinase, translated as MESSIALGRLELSPGPAAGGVTGATRLSGVEPAHERGAQRHQGPAHLNGCVPLSHQVAGHKYGVDKVGILQHPDGTVLKQLQPPPRGPREMHFYRMVYADDCCDPRLLELRNHLPKYYGTWASPDNPSDLYLKLEDVTRLFRKPCIMDVKLGQRSYDPFASQEKREQQIRKYPLMEEIGFLLLGMRVYNVSSDSFDSYDQHYGRKLLKDTLKEGLAKFFFNGVALRKDAVSTSIAKVQQILRWFESQEQLCFYASSLLFVYEGQPPSAPAHNPLQDKTPAPDGVRKDEHTAEYNNNNIQEPMSWDYSLDTICTNHKSLCQRQCKEQQPNHNQEAAGQEAMRTGGAEPGAGPAVEVRMIDFAHVFPSDTHDQGYIYGLKHLLSVLQQLLHEPELQ; from the exons ATGGAGTCCTCTATAGCTCTGGGCAGACTAGAGCTGAGCCCGGGTCCTGCCGCTGGCGGGGTCACTGGAGCTACCAGGCTGAGTGGCGTTGAACCGGCGCACGAGAGGGGTGCTCAACGGCACCAGGGCCCCGCTCATCTCAACGGCTGCGTGCCTCTATCCCACCAGGTCGCGGGACACAAATATGGAGTGGACAAAGTGG GTATTTTGCAGCATCCAGATGGGACAGTTCTGAAGCAGCTCCAGCCTCCACCTAGAGGTCCAAGAGAGATGCACTTTTACAGAATG GTGTATGCGGACGACTGCTGTGACCCCCGTCTTCTGGAGCTCCGGAACCACCTTCCAAAATACTATGGCACCTGGGCCTCTCCAGACAACCCGAGCG ACCTTTACCTGAAACTGGAAGATGTGACACGGCTCTTTCGTAAGCCGTGCATTATGGATGTTAAGTTAGGACAACGCAGCTATGACCCCTTCGCCTCTCAGGAGAAGCGGGAACAGCAGATCCGGAAGTACCCTCTGATGGAGGAGATTGGCTTTCTGCTGTTGGGCATGAGG GTCTATAATGTGTCCAGTGACTCGTTTGACTCATACGATCAGCACTACGGACGGAAGCTGTTGAAGGACACTCTTAAAGAGG GTTTGGCCAAATTCTTCTTTAATGGAGTTGCCCTCAGAAAGGACGCTGTGTCAACAAGTATTGCAAAAGTGCAGCAGATTCTGCGCTGGTTCGAGTCACAGGAGCAACTGTGCTTCTATGCCAGTTCATTGCTATTTGTTTATGAGGGTCAACCTCCCTCTGCACCCGCCCACAACCCTCTTCAGGACAAGACCCCTGCCCCAGACGGGGTGAGGAAGGATGAGCACACAGCagaatacaataataacaacatccAGGAGCCCATGTCCTGGGATTACAGCCTGGACACCATCTGCACCAACCACAAGAGCCTGTGTCAGCGGCAATGTAAGGAGCAGCAGCCCAACCACAATCAGGAAGCTGCTGGGCAGGAGGCAATGAGAACGGGAGGTGCGGAGCCTGGAGCAGGTCCTGCCGTGGAGGTGCGCATGATTGACTTTGCTCATGTGTTTCCCAGCGACACTCACGACCAGGGCTACATCTATGGCCTCAAACACCTGTTGAGCGTCCTACAGCAGCTGCTGCACGAGCCAGAGCTTCAATGA
- the tfam gene encoding transcription factor A, mitochondrial — MMAPSSLVSAAASLWAKCFSVFSCTTTVARTNSFLPTSSICAKWLSTVASGPPKRPLNAYMRYVLQQQPIMVRLHPEIKSVDVIRKIAQQWRTLSPEQKKPFEEASVKAREQFKVDFQHYMAQLTPAQEKQQALDKKQRLAKRKAIRKKRELTSLGKPKRPRSPFNIYMSEHFEEARGATTQAKMKSLMQDWRNLFSHQKQVYTQLAEDDKIRYKNEMKSWEEHMVEIGRDDLLREQTLSRRSRKTTTKAKKKVVKGATGKAKTTKKKTTSSSTTSKTAKTSKKT; from the exons ATGATGGCGCCGTCCAGTCTTGTGTCTGCAGCTGCTAGCCTTTGGGCTAAATGCTTCAGTGTCTTCTCCTGCACAACTACTGTTGCGAG GACCAACAGTTTTCtccccacctcctccatctgTGCAAAGTGGCTTAGCACTGTGGCCAGTGGGCCACCAAAAAGACCCCTAAATGCATACATGCGATATGTTTTGCAGCAGCAGCCCATCATGGTCAGACTGCACCCAG AGATCAAGTCTGTGGATGTCATTAGGAAAATTGCTCAACAGTGGAGGACACTAAGCCCCGAACAGAAAAAA CCTTTTGAAGAGGCTTCTGTCAAAGCCAGGGAGCAGTTTAAAGTGGACTTCCAGCACTACATGGCTCAACTGACCCCAGCACAGGAGAAGCAGCAGGCTTTGGACAAGAAACAGAGACTCGCCAAACGGAAGGCCATTCGCAAGAAACGG GAGTTGACTTCTCTTGGAAAACCAAAGCGTCCCCGTTCTCCATTTAACATATACATGTCGGAGCACTTTGAAGAGGCCAGAGGAGCCACCACACAG GCAAAGATGAAGTCACTGATGCAAGACTGGAGAAATCTGTTTAGCCACCAGAAGCAG GTTTACACACAATTGGCTGAAGATGACAAAATCCGctacaaaaatgaaatgaaatcatGGGAAGAGCACATGGTGGAAATAGGACGAGATGATTTGCTCCGTGAGCAAACTCTGTCCAGAAGGAGCCGAAAAACCACAACCAAAGCCaagaaaaaagttgtaaaaggAGCAACGGGAAAAGCCAAAACTACTAAAAAGAAGACAACAAGCAGCAGCACCACCAGTAAAACAGCTAAAACGTCCAAAAAGACATAA
- the zgc:171971 gene encoding DNA-directed RNA polymerase III subunit RPC4, which yields MTDSTGPSQSDKMLDLSSVNRALSPGLFRTAPCSTGGPARLASLRTRDMTLVGAPKKPRRTFEPNVHVVRKSKDELKIQMTTSPKQRLEREEKRKERRVVKREKPRIIQSHSIFEQGPAACTRRTGRGTTLPESSSLPCDQLKREPEEDSHTALSKLYRDDFIDDPTLRNSSKLKPIQLPLKHTPSLSVTAQSTGGRNVEVCQAKQPSLVELFSDLHLSGRDELFFMQLPDCMPVKTVGPRPPDTASYGLSKPAKRDSLQQGKAGISLQTQEPVLSSFSEGLLGKLQLRKSGKVVLKLGDISMDVTEGGAFSFLQQLVSVRLSEGRSGDMMVLGNVSHKLVLSPVFQTLLDHSETKPP from the exons ATGACTGACTCAACCGGCCCGTCCCAGTCCGACAAGATGCTCGACCTCTCCTCCGTTAACAGAGCGCTCTCTCCGGGTCTGTTCAGGACCGCGCCGTGCTCTACCGGAGGTCCTGCTAGACTGGCGTCCCTGCGAACCAGGGATATGACCCTGGTAGGGGCACCCAAAAAGCCTCGG AGAACCTTTGAACCAAATGTCCATGTAGTTAGAAAGAGCAAAGATGA ACTAAAGATACAGATGACCACATCGCCAAAACAAagactggagagagaggagaagagaaaagagcgGAGGgtagtgaagagagagaagccTCGGATTATTCAGTCTCACTCCATCTTTGAGCAGGGCCCAGCGGCCTGCACACGGAGAACAG GCCGAGGCACAACTCTGCCCGAGTCCAGCAGTCTCCCGTGTGACCAGCTtaagagagagccagaggaggacaGCCATACAGCTTTAAGCAAGCTGTACAGAGATGAT TTTATAGATGATCCTACTCTGAGGAACAGCTCTAAACTTAAGCCCATTCAGCTTCCCTTAAAACACACTCCATCTCTGAGTGTCACAG CTCAAAGCACAGGTGGTCGAAATGTGGAGGTGTGTCAGGCAAAGCAGCCATCCCTGGTGGAGCTCTTCAGTGATCTGCATTTGTCTGGCAGAGATGAACTCTTTTTTATGCAGCTGCCAGACTGTATGCCTGTTAAAACTGTAGGACCAAGACCCCCAGACACTGCCAGCTATGGACTCTCAAAGCCAGCCAAAAGAGACAGCCTACAACAGGGAAAGGCAGGCATAAGCCTGCAAACACAA GAACCAGTGCTGTCCAGTTTTTCCGAGGGCCTTCTGGGTAAACTGCAGCTTCGGAAATCAGGAAAAGTGGTGCTGAAGCTGGGAGACATCAGCATGGATGTGACCGAGGGGGGGGCCTTCTCCTTCCTGCAG CAGCTCGTGTCGGTGCGTCTGTCCGAGGGCCGCTCCGGAGACATGATGGTTCTGGGGAATGTCAGTCACAAGCTTGTTTTGTCTCCTGTTTTTCAGACTTTGCTTGACCATTCTGAGACCAAACCCCCCTAG